A genomic window from Pseudocitrobacter corydidari includes:
- the bepA gene encoding beta-barrel assembly-enhancing protease: MFRQLKKTLVASLIAALTLGQAAPAFADAADTLPDMGTSAGSTLSIGQEMQMGDFYVRQLRGSAPLINDPLLVQYINTLGMRLVSHAWSVRTPFHFYLINNDDINAFAFFGGNVVLHSALFRYSDNESQLASVMAHEISHVTQRHLARAMEDQKRNAPLTWVGALGSILLAMASPQAGMAALSGTLAGTQQSMISFTRQNEEEADRIGIQVLQRSGFDPQAMPAFMDKLLDQARYSSRPPEMLLTHPLPESRLADARNRANQMKPMVVQSSADFYLAKARTLGMYNSGQNQLTSDLIDAWSKGNIREQNAAQYGRALQAMEAKNNAQASSLLRPLLAADPQNAWYLDLATDIDLGQNKAADAINRLKSARDLRTNPVLQLNLANALLEAGQASEAVTILNRYTFNYKDDTNGWELLAQAQAKLGHRDQELAARAENMALVGRLDQAISLLSSASAQVKLRSLEQARYDARIDQLRQLQERFRPYTKM, translated from the coding sequence ATGTTCAGGCAGTTGAAAAAAACGCTGGTGGCATCCCTTATTGCAGCGCTCACGCTCGGCCAGGCGGCACCCGCTTTTGCAGATGCGGCTGATACGTTGCCAGATATGGGCACCTCCGCAGGAAGCACGCTCTCCATTGGTCAGGAGATGCAAATGGGGGATTTCTACGTACGCCAACTGCGCGGCAGCGCGCCGCTGATTAACGACCCCCTGCTGGTGCAGTACATCAATACGCTGGGTATGCGTCTGGTGTCGCACGCCTGGTCGGTGCGTACGCCGTTCCACTTCTATTTAATCAACAACGACGATATCAACGCCTTCGCCTTCTTCGGCGGGAACGTGGTGCTGCACTCGGCGTTGTTCCGCTATTCCGATAATGAAAGCCAGCTGGCATCGGTCATGGCGCACGAAATCTCTCACGTCACCCAGCGCCATCTGGCGCGTGCGATGGAAGACCAGAAACGTAACGCCCCGCTCACCTGGGTCGGCGCATTAGGCTCAATTCTGCTGGCGATGGCCAGCCCGCAGGCCGGGATGGCGGCGTTGAGCGGTACCCTCGCCGGTACGCAACAGAGCATGATCAGCTTCACCCGTCAGAATGAAGAAGAAGCGGATCGTATCGGTATTCAGGTGTTACAACGATCCGGCTTCGACCCGCAGGCGATGCCGGCATTTATGGATAAATTGCTCGACCAGGCGCGCTACTCCTCGCGCCCGCCAGAAATGCTGCTGACTCACCCCCTGCCGGAAAGCCGTCTGGCCGATGCGCGTAACCGCGCCAATCAGATGAAACCGATGGTGGTGCAATCCTCCGCCGATTTCTATCTGGCGAAAGCGCGTACGCTTGGGATGTATAACTCCGGGCAAAATCAGCTGACCAGCGACCTGATCGATGCCTGGTCGAAGGGCAATATTCGCGAACAAAATGCCGCGCAGTATGGCCGTGCGCTTCAGGCGATGGAAGCGAAGAACAACGCGCAGGCCAGTAGCCTGCTGCGCCCGCTGCTGGCCGCCGACCCGCAAAATGCGTGGTATCTTGACCTGGCAACCGATATCGACCTCGGTCAGAACAAAGCCGCCGACGCCATTAATCGGCTGAAAAGCGCGCGCGACCTGCGCACGAACCCGGTGCTGCAGCTCAACCTGGCCAACGCCCTGCTCGAAGCAGGACAGGCATCTGAAGCGGTGACCATCCTTAACCGCTACACGTTCAACTATAAAGATGACACCAACGGCTGGGAGCTGCTGGCACAGGCGCAGGCCAAACTGGGCCATCGCGATCAGGAACTGGCAGCCAGAGCCGAGAATATGGCGTTAGTCGGACGGCTCGACCAGGCGATTTCTCTGCTCAGCAGCGCCAGCGCCCAGGTCAAACTCAGAAGTCTGGAACAGGCGCGCTACGACGCGCGTATCGACCAGCTTCGTCAATTACAGGAACGTTTCCGTCCTTACACGAAAATGTAA
- a CDS encoding AI-2E family transporter yields the protein MLEMLMQWYRRRFSDPEAIALLVILVAGFGILFFFSGLLAPLLVAIVLAYLLEWPTIRLEKLGWSRRWATTAVLVVFVGILLLMAFVVMPVAWQQGIYLIRDMPGMLNKLSDFAATLPRRYPALMDAGIIDAMAENMRARMQTMGDSVVKYSVASLVGLLTLAVYLVLVPLMVFFLVKDKEQMLNAVRRVLPRNRGLAGLVWKEMNQQITNYIRGKVLEMVVVGVATWIGFILFGLNYSLLLAVLVGFSVLIPYIGAFVVTIPVVCVALFQFGLGTEFWSLFAVYLIIQALDGNLLVPVLFSEAVNLHPLVIILSVVIFGGLWGFWGVFFAIPLATLIKAVVHAWPDGLVADEE from the coding sequence ATGCTCGAAATGTTGATGCAGTGGTACCGCCGCCGTTTTAGTGACCCGGAAGCGATAGCGCTGCTGGTTATTCTGGTGGCCGGTTTCGGTATCCTGTTTTTCTTTAGCGGCTTGTTAGCGCCGTTGCTGGTGGCGATTGTGCTCGCGTATTTACTGGAGTGGCCCACCATTCGCCTGGAGAAACTCGGCTGGTCGCGACGCTGGGCCACCACCGCCGTGCTGGTCGTCTTTGTCGGTATTCTGCTGCTGATGGCGTTTGTGGTGATGCCGGTCGCCTGGCAGCAGGGCATCTATCTGATTCGCGATATGCCCGGCATGCTGAATAAGCTCTCTGATTTTGCCGCCACGTTGCCGCGCCGTTATCCGGCGCTGATGGACGCGGGCATCATCGATGCGATGGCAGAAAACATGCGCGCGCGCATGCAGACCATGGGCGACTCGGTGGTGAAATATTCGGTGGCTTCGCTGGTTGGGCTGCTGACGCTGGCGGTCTATCTGGTGCTGGTGCCGTTAATGGTCTTTTTCCTGGTGAAGGATAAAGAGCAGATGCTGAACGCCGTGCGCCGCGTGCTGCCGCGTAATCGCGGTCTGGCCGGGTTAGTCTGGAAAGAGATGAACCAGCAAATCACCAACTATATCCGTGGCAAGGTATTAGAAATGGTGGTGGTCGGCGTGGCGACCTGGATAGGCTTTATTCTGTTCGGCCTCAACTATTCGCTGCTGCTTGCGGTGCTGGTAGGGTTCTCCGTCCTGATTCCCTATATCGGCGCGTTTGTGGTCACCATTCCGGTGGTGTGCGTGGCGCTGTTCCAGTTTGGCCTTGGGACCGAGTTCTGGAGCCTGTTTGCGGTGTACCTAATTATTCAGGCGCTGGATGGTAACCTGCTGGTGCCGGTGCTTTTCTCTGAAGCCGTGAACCTGCATCCGTTGGTGATTATTCTGTCGGTGGTGATTTTCGGCGGGCTGTGGGGATTCTGGGGCGTATTCTTCGCCATCCCGCTGGCGACGCTGATTAAAGCGGTAGTCCATGCCTGGCCGGATGGTTTAGTGGCCGACGAAGAGTAA
- the bcp gene encoding thioredoxin-dependent thiol peroxidase produces the protein MNPLKAGDIAPKFSLPDQDGEQVNLTDFQGQRVLVYFYPKAMTPGCTVQACGLRDNMDELKKAGVEVLGISTDKPEKLSRFAEKELLNFTLLSDEDHQVCEQFGVWGEKSFMGKTYDGIHRISFLVDADGKVEHVFDDFKTSNHHDVVLNWLKESA, from the coding sequence ATGAACCCACTGAAAGCCGGTGACATCGCACCGAAATTTAGTTTGCCCGATCAAGACGGCGAGCAAGTAAATTTGACCGACTTCCAGGGACAACGCGTACTGGTCTATTTCTACCCGAAGGCCATGACGCCGGGCTGCACCGTGCAGGCCTGCGGTCTGCGCGATAATATGGATGAACTGAAAAAAGCGGGCGTGGAAGTGCTGGGCATCAGCACCGATAAGCCGGAAAAACTCTCCCGCTTTGCCGAAAAAGAGCTGCTGAACTTTACCCTGCTGTCCGATGAAGATCATCAGGTTTGCGAGCAGTTTGGCGTCTGGGGCGAGAAGTCCTTTATGGGTAAAACCTACGACGGCATCCATCGCATCAGCTTCCTGGTTGATGCCGATGGAAAAGTTGAGCACGTTTTCGATGATTTCAAAACCAGCAATCACCACGACGTGGTGCTGAACTGGCTTAAAGAGAGCGCTTGA
- a CDS encoding glycine cleavage system transcriptional repressor — MTATLQHYLVITALGADRPGIVNTITRHVSSCGCNIEDSRLAMLGDEFTFIMLLSGSWNAITLIESTLPLKGAELDLLIVMKRTTARPRPAMPSTVWVQVEVPDSPHIIERFTALIDSWEMNIAELVSRTQPGDENAQPQLFIQITAHSPATKNASNIEQAFKALCTELNAQGSINVINHSQHDEQDGVA, encoded by the coding sequence TTGACAGCCACATTACAACACTATTTGGTCATTACAGCTCTGGGGGCCGATCGCCCTGGCATTGTCAATACCATTACGCGTCACGTCAGTAGCTGCGGCTGCAACATCGAGGACAGCAGGCTGGCTATGCTTGGTGATGAGTTCACCTTCATCATGCTGCTTTCCGGTAGCTGGAACGCGATCACCCTGATTGAGTCCACTTTGCCATTGAAAGGGGCCGAACTGGATCTGCTGATTGTGATGAAGCGCACCACCGCGCGACCGCGCCCGGCAATGCCTTCCACCGTGTGGGTGCAGGTTGAGGTGCCTGATTCTCCGCATATTATCGAACGCTTCACCGCGCTTATCGATTCATGGGAGATGAACATTGCCGAACTGGTTTCCCGAACCCAACCCGGCGATGAAAATGCGCAGCCACAGCTGTTTATTCAGATAACTGCACACAGCCCGGCTACGAAAAATGCATCAAATATTGAGCAAGCGTTTAAAGCCCTATGTACAGAATTGAATGCACAAGGCAGTATAAACGTCATAAATCATTCTCAGCATGACGAACAAGATGGAGTTGCCTAA
- the dapA gene encoding 4-hydroxy-tetrahydrodipicolinate synthase produces the protein MFTGSIVALVTPMDEKGNVDRSSLKKLIDYHVANGTSAIVSVGTTGESATLGHDEHGDVVMMTVELADGRIPVIAGTGANATAEAISLTQRFNNTGVVGCLTVTPYYNRPTQEGLFQHFKAIAEHTDLPQILYNVPSRTGCDMLPETVGRLAEIKNIIAIKEATGNLSRVHQIKELVSDDFILLSGDDATGLDFMQLGGQGVISVTANVAARDMAEMCKLAAAGEFAKARVINNRLMPLHNKLFVEPNPIPVKWACKELGLVATDTMRLPMTPITDHGRDIVASAMKHAGLL, from the coding sequence ATGTTCACGGGAAGTATTGTAGCGCTTGTCACGCCGATGGATGAGAAAGGTAATGTCGACCGTTCAAGCCTGAAAAAACTGATTGATTACCATGTCGCCAACGGGACCTCGGCGATTGTATCTGTAGGGACGACAGGAGAATCGGCGACGCTTGGCCACGACGAGCATGGCGATGTCGTGATGATGACCGTAGAGCTGGCCGATGGCCGTATTCCGGTTATCGCGGGCACCGGGGCAAACGCCACCGCAGAGGCGATAAGCCTCACCCAGCGCTTCAACAACACCGGCGTAGTCGGCTGCCTGACAGTGACCCCTTACTACAACCGTCCGACTCAGGAAGGTCTGTTCCAGCACTTTAAAGCGATCGCAGAACATACTGACTTGCCGCAAATTCTGTATAATGTGCCGTCTCGTACGGGTTGCGATATGCTGCCAGAAACCGTGGGTCGCCTGGCTGAAATAAAAAATATTATCGCAATCAAGGAAGCAACAGGGAACTTAAGTCGTGTTCACCAGATCAAAGAGCTGGTTTCAGACGATTTCATCCTGCTGAGCGGTGATGATGCCACGGGTCTGGACTTCATGCAGCTGGGCGGTCAGGGTGTGATTTCCGTCACTGCAAACGTTGCTGCGCGTGATATGGCAGAAATGTGTAAACTGGCCGCCGCTGGCGAGTTTGCGAAAGCGCGCGTCATCAATAATCGTCTGATGCCGCTGCACAATAAATTATTTGTCGAACCCAATCCTATCCCGGTTAAATGGGCGTGTAAGGAGTTGGGACTTGTAGCAACCGATACGATGCGTCTGCCGATGACACCTATCACCGACCACGGTCGTGATATCGTCGCCTCTGCAATGAAGCACGCCGGTTTGCTGTAA
- the bamC gene encoding outer membrane protein assembly factor BamC, translated as MAYSVQKSRLAKVAGVSLVLLLAACSSDSRYKRQVSGDESYLDAAPLSELHAPAGMILPVQRGDYNIPVANGSGAVGKALDIRPPAQPLALVSGARTQFTGDTATLLVESGRSGNLWPQVVSILQGKNYTIDKRDDATQTLTTDWVEWNRLDEDQQYRGRYQVSVKPQGYQQAVVVKLVNLEQAGKPVADTASLQRYSAEMLNVISAGLDQKATAAQNASQSAAGSTFDVQSAADDTGLPMLVVRGPFNQVWQRLPGVLEKVGMKVTDSTRSQGSINVTYKPLSDSSWQELGATDPGLVSGDYKLQVGDLDNRSSLQFIDPKGHTLTQSQNDALVAVFQAAFSK; from the coding sequence ATGGCTTACTCAGTACAGAAGTCGCGCCTGGCGAAGGTTGCGGGTGTTTCACTTGTCCTGCTGCTTGCAGCGTGTAGTTCCGACTCGCGTTATAAGCGCCAGGTGAGCGGCGATGAATCCTATCTGGATGCCGCGCCGTTAAGTGAACTTCACGCGCCGGCTGGCATGATCCTGCCGGTTCAACGCGGTGATTATAACATTCCGGTTGCTAACGGTAGCGGCGCAGTAGGTAAAGCCCTGGACATCCGTCCGCCGGCACAGCCTCTGGCGCTGGTTTCTGGTGCGCGCACGCAGTTCACGGGCGATACCGCCACGCTGCTGGTCGAAAGTGGCCGTAGCGGTAACCTGTGGCCGCAGGTAGTGAGCATCCTTCAGGGTAAAAACTACACCATCGATAAACGTGATGATGCCACCCAAACGTTAACCACCGATTGGGTTGAGTGGAACCGTCTTGATGAAGATCAGCAGTACCGTGGCCGTTATCAAGTCTCCGTGAAACCGCAGGGTTATCAGCAGGCGGTGGTGGTGAAACTGGTTAACCTGGAACAAGCGGGCAAACCGGTTGCTGATACCGCATCGCTGCAACGCTATAGCGCCGAGATGCTGAACGTCATTTCCGCAGGTCTCGATCAGAAAGCGACCGCCGCGCAGAATGCTTCACAAAGCGCAGCGGGTTCCACCTTCGACGTGCAGAGCGCAGCGGATGACACTGGCCTGCCAATGCTGGTGGTGCGTGGTCCGTTCAACCAGGTGTGGCAACGTCTGCCGGGCGTGCTGGAAAAAGTGGGCATGAAAGTGACCGACAGCACCCGTTCTCAGGGCAGCATCAACGTAACCTACAAGCCGCTGTCTGACAGCAGCTGGCAGGAACTGGGCGCTACCGATCCGGGTCTGGTCTCCGGTGATTACAAACTGCAGGTCGGCGATCTCGACAACCGCAGCAGTCTGCAATTCATCGACCCGAAAGGTCATACCCTGACGCAGTCTCAGAACGACGCGCTGGTCGCCGTCTTCCAGGCAGCGTTTAGCAAGTAA
- the purC gene encoding phosphoribosylaminoimidazolesuccinocarboxamide synthase: MQKQAELYRGKAKTVYSTENPDLLVLEFRNDTSAGDGARIEQFDRKGMVNNKFNHFIMTKLEEAGIPTQMERLLSDTECLVKKLDMVPVECVVRNRAAGSLVKRLGIEEGIELNPPLFDLFLKNDAMHDPMVNESYCETFGWVSKENLARMQELTFKANDVLKKMFDDAGLILVDFKLEFGLFNGEVVLGDEFSPDGSRLWDKQTMDKMDKDRFRQSLGGLIEAYEEVARRLGVNLD, translated from the coding sequence ATGCAAAAGCAAGCTGAGTTGTATCGTGGTAAAGCGAAAACCGTCTACAGTACGGAAAACCCGGATCTGTTGGTGCTCGAATTCCGTAACGATACGTCAGCAGGGGACGGTGCGCGCATCGAGCAGTTCGATCGTAAAGGCATGGTGAACAACAAGTTCAACCACTTCATTATGACCAAACTGGAAGAAGCGGGTATCCCGACTCAGATGGAACGTCTGCTCTCTGACACCGAATGTCTGGTGAAAAAACTGGATATGGTGCCGGTAGAGTGCGTGGTGCGTAACCGTGCGGCAGGCTCGCTGGTGAAACGCTTAGGGATTGAAGAAGGCATCGAACTGAATCCACCGCTGTTCGACCTGTTCCTGAAAAATGATGCGATGCATGACCCGATGGTCAATGAATCTTACTGCGAAACCTTTGGCTGGGTGAGCAAAGAAAACCTCGCACGTATGCAAGAACTGACCTTCAAAGCCAACGATGTTCTGAAAAAAATGTTTGATGATGCGGGCCTGATCCTGGTCGATTTCAAACTGGAATTTGGTCTGTTCAACGGTGAAGTCGTACTGGGTGACGAATTCTCACCGGACGGTAGCCGTCTGTGGGATAAACAAACCATGGATAAAATGGATAAAGACCGTTTCCGCCAGAGCCTGGGCGGACTGATTGAAGCTTACGAAGAAGTGGCCCGTCGTCTGGGTGTTAACCTGGACTGA
- a CDS encoding neutral zinc metallopeptidase yields MRWQGRRESDNVEDRRNDSGSPISGGGRNIRIPSGKGGIILLIVVVVAGYYGVDLTGFLTGEPVSQQSSQQRTVSPQDDEAAKFTSVILATTEDTWAQQFEKMGKTYQVPKLVMYRGATRTGCGTGQSVMGPFYCPADTTVYIDLSFYDDMKEKLGADGDFAQGYVIAHEVGHHVQKLLGIEPKVRQMQQNASESQVNQLSVRMELQADCFAGVWGHAMQQQGVLEPGDLEEALNAAQAIGDDRLQQQGQGRVVPDSFTHGTSQQRYTWLKRGLDSGDPAQCNTFGKTL; encoded by the coding sequence ATGCGTTGGCAAGGTCGTCGCGAAAGCGACAATGTCGAAGACAGACGAAATGATTCCGGTTCGCCGATTTCAGGCGGCGGGCGAAACATTCGTATTCCCAGCGGGAAAGGCGGCATCATTCTGTTGATTGTCGTGGTTGTCGCGGGCTATTACGGCGTCGATCTCACGGGCTTTCTGACCGGAGAACCTGTATCGCAGCAATCCTCCCAACAACGAACCGTTAGTCCTCAGGATGACGAAGCCGCCAAATTCACCTCGGTGATACTTGCGACCACCGAAGATACCTGGGCCCAGCAGTTTGAAAAAATGGGTAAAACCTATCAGGTGCCGAAACTGGTGATGTATCGCGGTGCGACGCGTACGGGTTGTGGCACCGGCCAGTCGGTCATGGGCCCATTCTATTGCCCGGCGGACACCACGGTGTATATCGATCTCTCTTTCTACGATGATATGAAAGAGAAACTGGGCGCGGATGGCGACTTTGCTCAGGGCTACGTGATTGCGCATGAAGTAGGGCACCACGTGCAGAAACTGCTGGGTATCGAGCCAAAAGTCCGTCAGATGCAGCAGAACGCGTCCGAATCACAAGTCAATCAACTCTCTGTGCGTATGGAACTCCAGGCGGACTGCTTCGCTGGCGTTTGGGGCCATGCGATGCAGCAGCAGGGCGTACTGGAGCCGGGCGATCTGGAAGAAGCGCTGAACGCGGCACAAGCGATTGGCGACGATCGTCTCCAGCAGCAGGGCCAGGGGCGCGTCGTGCCGGATAGCTTCACCCACGGCACATCACAGCAGCGTTATACCTGGCTGAAACGTGGTCTGGATAGCGGTGACCCGGCGCAGTGCAATACGTTCGGCAAAACGCTGTAA
- a CDS encoding tRNA(Met) cytidine acetyltransferase TmcA, whose translation MAIMDELLTLAPRMAQEGVRRLLVISGEPHWAQQQAQTFRDAAQSDVLWVGPDAQAEPYCAPAKLVTLLGREFQHAVFDARQGFDVSAFAALAGTLRAGSWLLLLVPEWARWPHQPDADSLRWSDSPEAIATPRFVHHFCDVLRKSPEALLWREGDAFPEVNFPSRPHWLRASGEPDAEQAIILNALAGNPARVTAITAERGRGKSALAGMHIRSLKGRAIVTAPTRASADVIAAFAGERFHFMAPDALLASAETADWLVVDEAAAIPAPLLEQLASRFPHLLLTTTVQGYEGTGRGFLLKFCARFPALRQFTLNTPVRWAQGCPLEAVVNDLLIFADDSFTVSPSGPLSFRALEQAQWLSEPKLPTAMYQLLSGAHYRTSPLDLRRMMDAPGQHFIAADTPNGLAGALWLVDEGGLSAELSQAVWAGFRRPRGNLVAQSLAAHGGSPLAATLTGRRISRVAVHPLRQREGIGSALIARACEHASGCDYLSVSFGYTDELWQFWQRCGFTLVRIGTQREASSGCYAAMALFPLTDTGKQLTQHEHLRLCQEWRWLQGWVDEKLTLPQGPEAMLNDEAWWDLAGFAFAHRPLLATLGNLHLLASLSPLALTALRGRLAQEDEAKLCATLGLHGRKALLIRLREEAAQAMFDLNPERAEKLRERLKQVQFF comes from the coding sequence ATCGCAATCATGGATGAACTTTTAACCCTCGCGCCGCGCATGGCGCAGGAAGGTGTACGCCGCTTGTTGGTTATCAGCGGCGAGCCACACTGGGCACAGCAGCAGGCGCAAACCTTTCGTGACGCCGCTCAGTCAGACGTACTGTGGGTGGGGCCCGATGCGCAAGCGGAACCGTACTGCGCGCCAGCAAAGCTGGTGACGCTGCTGGGGCGTGAGTTTCAGCACGCCGTCTTTGATGCCCGTCAGGGTTTCGACGTTTCCGCTTTTGCCGCACTTGCCGGAACCTTACGCGCCGGAAGCTGGCTGTTGCTGCTGGTGCCGGAATGGGCGCGGTGGCCACATCAGCCGGATGCCGATTCCCTGCGCTGGAGCGACTCGCCAGAAGCGATTGCCACGCCGCGCTTTGTGCACCATTTTTGCGATGTATTGCGCAAAAGCCCGGAAGCACTGCTGTGGCGAGAAGGGGATGCATTCCCGGAGGTCAACTTTCCCTCGCGCCCACACTGGCTGCGCGCCAGCGGTGAGCCGGATGCGGAGCAAGCCATTATCCTCAATGCGCTGGCGGGTAATCCCGCGCGCGTGACCGCCATTACCGCCGAGCGCGGGCGTGGCAAATCGGCACTGGCGGGGATGCACATCCGCAGCCTGAAGGGGCGAGCTATCGTTACCGCGCCGACGCGGGCATCTGCTGACGTCATTGCCGCTTTTGCCGGCGAGCGTTTTCACTTTATGGCGCCGGACGCCCTGCTGGCTTCTGCTGAAACCGCAGACTGGCTGGTGGTGGATGAAGCCGCCGCTATTCCCGCACCACTGCTGGAACAACTCGCCTCTCGATTCCCACATCTTTTACTGACCACCACCGTTCAGGGCTATGAAGGCACGGGACGGGGATTCCTGCTGAAATTCTGCGCGCGTTTCCCCGCGCTACGCCAGTTTACGCTCAACACGCCCGTTCGCTGGGCTCAGGGCTGCCCGCTGGAAGCGGTGGTGAATGATCTGCTGATTTTCGCTGACGATAGCTTTACCGTTTCCCCGTCCGGCCCGTTAAGTTTCAGGGCGTTAGAACAGGCGCAATGGCTGTCGGAACCTAAGCTCCCCACGGCGATGTATCAGCTCCTTTCCGGTGCGCACTATCGCACCTCACCGCTCGATCTCCGGCGGATGATGGATGCGCCGGGGCAACATTTTATCGCAGCCGACACGCCGAACGGCCTGGCGGGCGCGCTATGGCTGGTGGATGAGGGCGGATTGAGCGCTGAATTAAGTCAGGCGGTATGGGCGGGGTTTCGTCGACCGCGCGGTAACCTGGTGGCGCAGTCGCTCGCCGCGCACGGCGGCAGCCCGCTGGCGGCGACATTGACCGGTCGGCGCATTAGCCGCGTGGCAGTACACCCTTTGCGCCAGCGCGAGGGTATTGGTTCTGCGCTCATTGCCCGCGCCTGTGAGCACGCCTCGGGCTGCGATTATCTCTCCGTTAGCTTTGGTTACACCGACGAGCTTTGGCAGTTCTGGCAACGCTGTGGCTTTACCCTGGTGCGCATCGGCACGCAGCGCGAAGCCAGCAGCGGTTGTTACGCGGCGATGGCGCTGTTCCCGCTCACCGATACCGGAAAACAGCTGACTCAGCATGAACATTTACGTTTATGCCAGGAGTGGCGCTGGCTGCAAGGGTGGGTCGATGAGAAATTGACGCTGCCGCAGGGGCCGGAGGCTATGCTTAATGATGAAGCGTGGTGGGATCTGGCGGGCTTTGCCTTCGCCCATCGTCCGTTGCTGGCTACGCTGGGTAATCTGCACCTGTTGGCTTCTCTCAGCCCGTTAGCATTGACGGCGCTACGCGGCAGATTAGCGCAGGAAGATGAAGCTAAACTCTGCGCAACGCTGGGTCTTCATGGGCGTAAAGCACTGCTTATACGTCTGCGTGAAGAGGCCGCCCAGGCGATGTTTGACCTTAATCCTGAACGTGCCGAAAAGCTGCGCGAACGCTTAAAGCAGGTGCAATTTTTTTAA
- the ypfH gene encoding esterase, with translation MKHDHFVVQSPAKPAQQLLLLFHGVGDNPVAMGQIGSWFAPLFPDALVVSIGGAEPCGPAPARQWFSVQGVTEENRQARVDAIMPTFIETVRYWQKQSGVGPLATALIGFSQGAIMSLESVKAEPNLASRVIAFNGRYATLPETASTTTTVHLIHGGEDRVIDLAHAVAGQEALLAAGGDVTLDIVEDLGHAIDEHSMQFALDHLRYTIPKHYFDEALSGSTPKNDDLIEML, from the coding sequence ATGAAACACGATCATTTTGTCGTTCAAAGCCCCGCTAAACCCGCGCAACAGTTGCTGCTGTTGTTCCATGGCGTGGGCGATAACCCGGTGGCAATGGGGCAAATTGGCAGTTGGTTCGCACCGCTGTTTCCTGATGCGCTCGTTGTGAGCATTGGTGGCGCAGAGCCTTGTGGCCCGGCTCCGGCGCGTCAGTGGTTCTCTGTGCAGGGCGTGACCGAAGAGAATCGCCAGGCGCGCGTTGATGCGATTATGCCCACCTTTATCGAAACCGTACGCTACTGGCAAAAACAGAGCGGCGTTGGTCCGCTGGCAACCGCGTTAATTGGTTTCTCGCAAGGTGCGATTATGTCGCTTGAGAGCGTCAAAGCGGAACCCAATCTGGCGTCCCGTGTTATTGCCTTTAATGGCCGTTATGCGACGCTGCCTGAAACCGCATCGACAACGACGACTGTGCATTTGATTCACGGTGGTGAAGACCGGGTTATCGACCTTGCGCACGCGGTGGCGGGTCAGGAAGCCTTACTGGCAGCAGGCGGAGATGTCACGCTGGATATCGTAGAGGATCTGGGGCATGCGATTGACGAACACAGTATGCAGTTCGCACTCGATCATCTGCGCTACACCATTCCGAAACATTACTTCGATGAAGCGTTAAGCGGCAGTACGCCGAAGAATGACGATCTCATTGAGATGCTTTAA
- a CDS encoding YpfN family protein encodes MDWLSKYWWVLVLVFLVGVMINVIKDLNRVDHKKFLANKPDLPPHRDNNAKWDEDDDWPKHDQSKKP; translated from the coding sequence ATGGACTGGCTGTCAAAATACTGGTGGGTTCTGGTACTGGTGTTTCTGGTTGGCGTGATGATCAACGTGATTAAAGATCTCAACCGCGTCGATCACAAAAAATTCCTCGCCAATAAGCCGGATCTTCCTCCCCATCGCGATAACAACGCGAAGTGGGACGAAGACGACGATTGGCCGAAGCACGATCAGTCGAAAAAACCGTAA